The Malus domestica chromosome 13, GDT2T_hap1 genome includes a window with the following:
- the LOC103452992 gene encoding inactive beta-amylase 9 translates to MEVSVFRGSQAAIGKTELERTELGFCELNGNLKTNVCFGQSTSWKNPRLQFTVRAVQSETVRSGKVSGPARKSKPNDGVRLFVGLPLDTVSDCNAVNHARAIAAGLKALKLLGVDGVELPVWWGMVEKEAMGKYEWSGYLAVAEMVQKAGLELHVSLCFHASKQPKIPLPAWVSRLGASQPSIFFKDRSGQHYKECLSLAVDELPVLNGKTPTQVYQDFCESFKSSFEPFLGSTIAGISMSLGPDGELQYPSQRRLGKNKIPGVGEFQCYDENMLSILKQHAEAAGNPLWGLGGPHDVPSYDQSPNANNFFKDDGGSWESPYGDFFLSWYSNQLISHGDRLLDLVSSTFSDTEVEICGKVPLMHSWYKTRSHPSELTSGFYNTSSRDGYQAVAQMFARNSCKIILPGMDLSDEHQPQDSLSSPELLLSQIKTACRKHGVEISGQNSSVSGAREGFQQIKKNLLGENAINLFTYQRMGADFFSPDHFPSFSEFVRSLNQPQLQSDDLPIEEEAVESVPTNSESVVRMQTA, encoded by the exons ATGGAGGTTTCGGTGTTTCGCGGCTCTCAGGCGGCAATCGGAAAGACCGAGTTGGAGCGAACGGAgcttgggttttgtgaattgAACGGAAATTTGAAGACCAACGTCTGTTTTGGTCAGAGCACGAGCTGGAAAAATCCCCGGCTTCAGTTTACTGTGAGGGCCGTACAATCCGAAACGGTTCGGTCCGGTAAAGTTTCGGGACCTGCCAGAAAATCAAAACCG AACGATGGAGTGAGATTATTTGTTGGGCTACCTCTAGATACGGTTTCAGACTGCAACGCGGTGAACCATGCTAGAGCGATTGCGGCCGGATTGAAGGCTCTGAAGCTGTTGGGGGTGGACGGCGTTGAGCTCCCGGTCTGGTGGGGAATGGTTGAGAAAGAAGCCATGGGGAAGTATGAGTGGTCAGGCTATCTTGCCGTTGCGGAGATGGTTCAGAAAGCCGGCCTCGAGCTCCATGTCTCACTCTGCTTCCATGCTTCTAAACAACCCAAGATCCCACTCCCTGCGTGGGTATCTCGCCTTGGCGCGTCCCAGCCTAGTATCTTTTTCAAGGACCGGTCGGGGCAGCATTACAAAGAGTGCTTATCGCTTGCTGTGGATGAACTTCCTGTACTGAATGGAAAGACTCCAACCCAAGTTTACCAAGACTTCTGTGAAAGCTTTAAATCTTCGTTCGAGCCTTTCCTGGGTTCCACAATCGCG GGCATCTCAATGAGCTTAGGACCAGATGGCGAGCTTCAATATCCATCTCAGCGCCGGCTAGGCAAGAACAAGATTCCCGGGGTTGGAGAATTCCAATGTTATGATGAAAACATGCTTAGCATTCTTAAGCAACACGCTGAAGCAGCCGGAAACCCTTTGTGGGGTCTTGGTGGTCCTCATGATGTTCCTAGCTACGATCAGTCCCCAAACGCAAACAACTTCTTCAAGGATGATGGCGGTTCATGGGAGTCTCCATATGGTGATTTCTTCCTTTCCTGGTACTCAAACCAGCTTATTTCTCACGGAGACCGCCTCCTCGACCTTGTCTCTTCAACTTTCAGTGACACTGAAGTGGAAATTTGTGGCAAGGTCCCGCTAATGCACTCTTGGTACAAAACAAGGTCTCACCCTTCTGAGCTGACTTCTGGGTTCTATAACACATCCTCTAGAGATGGTTACCAAGCAGTTGCCCAGATGTTTGCAAGGAATTCGTGCAAAATTATATTGCCTGGAATGGACCTATCGGACGAACATCAGCCACAGGACTCCCTTTCGAGTCCCGAGTTATTACTATCACAAATTAAAACCGCTTGCAGAAAGCATGGGGTTGAGATTTCAGGCCAAAACTCATCAGTTTCGGGAGCTCGCGAAGGCTTTCAACAGATAAAGAAGAATTTGTTGGGAGAGAATGCAATCAACCTGTTCACTTATCAGAGAATGGGAGCTGATTTCTTCTCGCCCGATCATTTTCCTTCGTTTTCTGAGTTTGTTCGGAGCCTTAACCAACCGCAGCTGCAGTCAGACGATCTAccaattgaagaagaagctgttGAGTCCGTACCTACGAATTCGGAATCAGTCGTCCGCATGCAAACCGCTTAA
- the LOC103452991 gene encoding tubby-like F-box protein 3 — translation MSIRSLIQDIRFSRSQRVVQVSAGRPAGEAVGEPLIQVCWAQMPQELLREVLVRIEASEDAWPLRKSVVACAGVCRSWRHLTKEIVKAPELSGKLTFPISVKQPGPRDDLVRCFIKRNRSTQTYYLFLGLTHALTDEGKFLLAARKFKRPTCTDYVVSLHVDNMSKGSSNYIGKLRSNFLGTKFTIFDGQPSHLGDKIAKSRSTRLVNLKQVSPRVPAGNYPVAQIQYELNMMGSRGPRRMQCTMDSIPSSSVEPGGVATTQAEFSHNNAELFPSLPFFRSKSNRVESFLSGPLARQKDGVLVLRNKSPRWHEQLQCWCLNFHGRVTVASVKNFQLVASPENGPAGPEHEKIILQFGKVGKDLFTMDYRYPISAFQAFSICLSSFDTKIACE, via the exons ATGTCGATAAGGAGTTTAATCCAGGACATCAGGTTCTCGCGGTCGCAGCGGGTGGTGCAGGTTTCGGCGGGGAGGCCGGCCGGCGAGGCGGTGGGGGAGCCGTTGATTCAGGTATGCTGGGCTCAGATGCCTCAGGAGTTGCTCAGAGAGGTGCTGGTTAGAATCGAGGCTTCCGAGGACGCTTGGCCGCTGCGGAAGAGCGTGGTCGCCTGCGCCGGTGTCTGCCGGAGTTGGAGGCACCTTACCAAGGAGATCGTCAAGGCGCCAGAGCTCTCTGGGAAGCTGACCTTCCCCATCTCCGTCAAGCAG CCTGGTCCGAGGGATGACCTCGTCCGATGCTTTATCAAACGGAACCGTTCCACCCAAACATATTATCTTTTTCTTGGTTTGACCCATG CTCTAACTGACGAAGGAAAGTTCTTACTTGCTGCGCGAAAGTTTAAACGCCCCACCTGCACTGATTATGTCGTCTCACTACATGTTGATAATATGTCTAAGGGGAGCAGTAACTATATCGGGAAACTGAG ATCAAACTTTTTGGGAACAAAGTTCACAATCTTTGATGGGCAGCCGAGTCATTTGGGAGACAAGATTGCAAAAAGCCGCTCCACTAGGCTTGTCAATTTGAAACAAGTTTCCCCTAGGGTCCCTGCTGGCAACTATCCAGTGGCTCAAATCCAGTATGAACTAAATATGATGGGCTCCAG GGGTCCAAGGAGAATGCAGTGTACCATGGATTCGATTCCATCCTCTTCAGTTGAACCTGGAGGAGTGGCCACCACACAGGCAGAGTTTTCACATAATAATGCAGAATTATTTCCATCCCTCCCATTTTTCCGATCGAAATCAAACCGCGTGGAGAGTTTCCTGTCAGGGCCTTTGGCCAGACAGAAAGATGGGGTGCTGGTGTTAAGAAACAAGTCTCCTCGGTGGCATGAGCAACTTCAGTGTTGGTGTTTGAACTTTCATGGACGAGTAACAGTTGCTTCAGTGAAAAACTTTCAGTTGGTGGCTTCTCCAGAAAATGGACCCGCAGGACCAGAACACGAGAAGATCATCCTCCAATTTGGGAAAGTTGGCAAGGATTTATTTACCATGGATTACCGGTATCCAATATCAGCATTCCAGGCATTTTCAATCTGCCTCAGTAGCTTTGACACCAAGATTGCTTGTGAATAA
- the LOC103452990 gene encoding uncharacterized protein — MVCPLGNGRMAVMARLLAGVNVSQSITEGVGHHKFAAQIICRELSEANEANLLDEEDMHVFGLKPMDDPLHLVCCNACKKPVKASQYAAHAELCRLLNSTQETTLELDGSMGQRKPPRKERKKSSTAHANQSALVGELERSESVDADDNSVSQFQLDGQIGMNPGSFMEAKMNSAYADATYMMDGSGVSPGNTNGSTSVTLPPTKRFKMIPGHQLPLSDDIGTASAVSKLASTEDAYPYRDSPKGAISALKYKKSGQALDCCLPIKDCPLPLATKVYYSQRGNRLRSDLSHLYHEAMASTEELCGDMRDSQPLPSLRKPDQILAQNSEVCLENSIGCLPDGDFSNQFPVDNVPRPQVAGVGLARSKILSKPYSFAGNSGQSLGTMQQKTGSVPVI; from the exons ATGGTCTGTCCACTTGGAAATGGGAGGATGGCCGTCATGGCAAGGCTTCTGGCGGGCGTGAATGTCTCACAGAGCATAACAG AAGGAGTTGGCCATCACAAGTTTGCTGCTCAAATAATCTGCAGAGAATTAAGTGAGGCAAATGAAGCTAATTTACTTGATGAAGAAG ATATGCATGTGTTTGGTTTGAAGCCGATGGATGATCCTCTACATTTG GTATGTTGCAATGCTTGTAAAAAACCGGTCAAGGCCAGTCAGTATGCAGCTCATGCAG AACTTTGCAGGTTATTAAATTCTACGCAGGAAACTACTTTGGAGCTTGATGGAAGTATGGGGCAAAGGAAGCCTCCAAGGAAGGAGAGGAAAAAGTCATCAACTGCTCATGCTA ACCAGTCCGCTTTAGTTGGAGAGCTAGAACGATCTGAATCTGTAGATGCAGACGATAACTCTGTGTCACAATTCCAGTTGGATGGGCAAATTGGAATGAATCCTGGCTCTTTTATGGAGGCAAAAA TGAATTCAGCTTATGCGGACGCAACGTACATGATGGATGGTTCTGGAGTTAGTCCAGGAAATACCAATGGCTCAACATCTGTGACCCTTCCACCGACAAAACGatttaaaat GATACCAGGTCATCAGCTGCCACTATCAGATGATATAGGAACAGCATCTGCTGTATCAAAACTTGCAAGTACTGAGGATGCATATCCTT ATAGGGATTCTCCAAAAGGAGCCATTTCTGCTCTTAAATATAAGAAGTCCGGGCAAGCCCTTGACTGCTGCCTGCCAATTAAAG ATTGTCCTCTTCCCCTGGCTACTAAAGTATATTACTCTCAAAGAGGCAATCGGCTCCGATCAGATCTTAGTCATCTATACCATGAGGCAATGGCATCAACTGAGGAGCTTTGTGGTGACATG AGAGACTCACAACCTTTGCCTTCTTTGCGGAAACCTGACCAAATTCTCGCACAAAATTCAGAAGTTTGTTTGGAGAACTCAATAGGTTGCCTGCCTGATGGTGATTTCTCAAATCAGTTTCCTGTGGATAATGTTCCAAGGCCTCAGGTGGCTGGCGTTGGTTTAGCAAGAAGCAAAATTCTTTCAAAACCTTATTCTTTTGCGGGTAACTCAG GACAATCATTGGGGACCATGCAACAGAAAACTGGCAGCGTTCCCGTTATATAG
- the LOC103452989 gene encoding sodium/hydrogen exchanger 1-like isoform X1 — MAVDASSIATESMGILMSSDHKSVVSMNLFVALLCACILLGHLLEESRWMNESITALAIGLCTGVVILLTTGGKSSHLLVFSEDLFFIYLLPPIIFNAGFQVKKKQFFRNFMTIMTFGAAGTLISFSIISLGAMHFFHKFNIGSLKIGDYLALGAIFSATDSVCTLQVLNQDETPLLYSLVFGEGVVNDATSIVLFNAIQSFDLSNINTSTALQFFGSFLYLFAASTMLGVAAGLLSAYIIKKLYFGRHSTDREVALMILMAYFSYILSELFYLSAILTVFFCGIVMSHYTWHNVTESSRVTTKHTFATLSFVAEIFIFLYVGMDALDIDKWRFVSDSPGKSIAVSSILLALVLVGRAAFVFPLSFLSNLTKKSPQDKLSLKEQVTVWWAGLMRGSVSMALAYNQFRSSGHTDLRANATMITSTITVVLFSTVVFGLMTKPLVRILLPVSKHVSSMISSEPSSPKSITASLLSNGQDSEVNRGVEDSEANIGPVDIPRPTSLRMLLGASSHTVHHYWRRFDNAFMRPVFGGRGFVPVVPGSPVEEIGHHWRREGTNTRV, encoded by the exons ATGGCGGTCGATGCGAGCTCAATTGCAACGGAATCAATGGGAATTCTGATGTCCTCTGACCACAAATCGGTGGTTTCTATGAACCTTTTCGTGGCGCTTCTCTGCGCTTGTATTCTACTCGGTCATTTGCTGGAGGAAAGTCGATGGATGAATGAGTCCATCACAGCCCTTGCCATT GGACTGTGCACTGGAGTTGTGATTTTGCTCACAACTGGAGGAAAAAGCTCACATTTATTAGTGTTTAGTGAAGATCTCTTCTTTATATATCTGCTTCCGCCTATCATTTTCAATGCCGG GTTCCAGGTAAAGAAGAAGCAATTTTTTCGTAACTTCATGACTATCATGACTTTTGGTGCTGCTGGCACTCTCATATCGTTTTCCATCATATCCTTAG GTGCAATGCACTTTTTTCACAAGTTCAATATTGGTTCCCTCAAGATTGGAGATTATCTCG CACTTGGCGCAATATTTTCTGCAACCGATTCTGTTTGCACCTTACAG GTGCTTAATCAGGATGAGACGCCTTTGTTGTACAGCCTGGTTTTTGGGGAGGGTGTCGTTAATGATGCTACATCAATAGTTCTTTTCAATGCAATCCAGAGCTTCGACCTCTCTAACATCAATACAAGCACTGCTTTGCAATTTTTTGGAAgctttttgtatttgtttgctGCAAGTACAATGCTAGGAGTCGCA GCTGGACTATTGAGTGCATATATCATCAAGAAGCTCTACTTCGGCAG GCACTCAACTGATCGCGAAGTCGCTCTTATGATACTCATGGCTTACTTTTCATACATACTATCTGAA CTATTTTATTTGAGTGCCATTCTCACTGTGTTCTTTTGTGGAATTGTTATGTCTCACTACACATGGCATAACGTGACTGAAAGTTCAAGAGTGACAACCAA GCATACTTTTGCCACTCTGTCATTTGTGGCTGAGATCTTTATCTTTCTTTATGTCGGCATGGATGCCCTGGACATTGACAAGTGGAGATTTGTGAGTGATAG CCCCGGAAAATCCATAGCAGTGAGTTCGATTCTGTTGGCGCTGGTTCTGGTTGGAAGAGCCGCCTTTGTTTTCCCCTTATCTTTCTTATCCAACTTGACTAAAAAATCTCCACAAGACAAGCTCAGTTTAAAGGAACAA GTTACAGTTTGGTGGGCGGGGCTTATGCGTGGCTCTGTTTCTATGGCACTTGCTTATAATCAG TTTAGAAGCTCTGGCCACACGGACCTGCGTGCGAATGCGACCATGATCACCAGTACCATCACAGTTGTTCTTTTCAGTACAGTG GTGTTTGGTTTGATGACTAAACCACTTGTGAGAATCTTGCTTCCTGTATCAAAACACGTCTCGAGTATGATATCTTCTGAACCATCTAGCCCTAAATCAATCACTGCGTCACTACTCAGCAATGGCCAAGATTCAGAAGTGAACCGCGGGGTGGAAGATTCAGAGGCAAACATAGGGCCCGTGGACATCCCCCGTCCAACTAGTTTACGAATGCTCCTAGGCGCTTCCTCTCACACTGTCCACCATTACTGGCGAAGATTTGACAATGCCTTCATGAGGCCTGTTTTTGGCGGGCGGGGTTTTGTGCCTGTCGTTCCAGGCTCACCTGTTGAAGAAATTGGTCATCATTGGCGTCGAGAAGGAACTAACACACGTGTATAA
- the LOC103452989 gene encoding sodium/hydrogen exchanger 2-like isoform X2 gives MTIMTFGAAGTLISFSIISLGAMHFFHKFNIGSLKIGDYLALGAIFSATDSVCTLQVLNQDETPLLYSLVFGEGVVNDATSIVLFNAIQSFDLSNINTSTALQFFGSFLYLFAASTMLGVAAGLLSAYIIKKLYFGRHSTDREVALMILMAYFSYILSELFYLSAILTVFFCGIVMSHYTWHNVTESSRVTTKHTFATLSFVAEIFIFLYVGMDALDIDKWRFVSDSPGKSIAVSSILLALVLVGRAAFVFPLSFLSNLTKKSPQDKLSLKEQVTVWWAGLMRGSVSMALAYNQFRSSGHTDLRANATMITSTITVVLFSTVVFGLMTKPLVRILLPVSKHVSSMISSEPSSPKSITASLLSNGQDSEVNRGVEDSEANIGPVDIPRPTSLRMLLGASSHTVHHYWRRFDNAFMRPVFGGRGFVPVVPGSPVEEIGHHWRREGTNTRV, from the exons ATGACTATCATGACTTTTGGTGCTGCTGGCACTCTCATATCGTTTTCCATCATATCCTTAG GTGCAATGCACTTTTTTCACAAGTTCAATATTGGTTCCCTCAAGATTGGAGATTATCTCG CACTTGGCGCAATATTTTCTGCAACCGATTCTGTTTGCACCTTACAG GTGCTTAATCAGGATGAGACGCCTTTGTTGTACAGCCTGGTTTTTGGGGAGGGTGTCGTTAATGATGCTACATCAATAGTTCTTTTCAATGCAATCCAGAGCTTCGACCTCTCTAACATCAATACAAGCACTGCTTTGCAATTTTTTGGAAgctttttgtatttgtttgctGCAAGTACAATGCTAGGAGTCGCA GCTGGACTATTGAGTGCATATATCATCAAGAAGCTCTACTTCGGCAG GCACTCAACTGATCGCGAAGTCGCTCTTATGATACTCATGGCTTACTTTTCATACATACTATCTGAA CTATTTTATTTGAGTGCCATTCTCACTGTGTTCTTTTGTGGAATTGTTATGTCTCACTACACATGGCATAACGTGACTGAAAGTTCAAGAGTGACAACCAA GCATACTTTTGCCACTCTGTCATTTGTGGCTGAGATCTTTATCTTTCTTTATGTCGGCATGGATGCCCTGGACATTGACAAGTGGAGATTTGTGAGTGATAG CCCCGGAAAATCCATAGCAGTGAGTTCGATTCTGTTGGCGCTGGTTCTGGTTGGAAGAGCCGCCTTTGTTTTCCCCTTATCTTTCTTATCCAACTTGACTAAAAAATCTCCACAAGACAAGCTCAGTTTAAAGGAACAA GTTACAGTTTGGTGGGCGGGGCTTATGCGTGGCTCTGTTTCTATGGCACTTGCTTATAATCAG TTTAGAAGCTCTGGCCACACGGACCTGCGTGCGAATGCGACCATGATCACCAGTACCATCACAGTTGTTCTTTTCAGTACAGTG GTGTTTGGTTTGATGACTAAACCACTTGTGAGAATCTTGCTTCCTGTATCAAAACACGTCTCGAGTATGATATCTTCTGAACCATCTAGCCCTAAATCAATCACTGCGTCACTACTCAGCAATGGCCAAGATTCAGAAGTGAACCGCGGGGTGGAAGATTCAGAGGCAAACATAGGGCCCGTGGACATCCCCCGTCCAACTAGTTTACGAATGCTCCTAGGCGCTTCCTCTCACACTGTCCACCATTACTGGCGAAGATTTGACAATGCCTTCATGAGGCCTGTTTTTGGCGGGCGGGGTTTTGTGCCTGTCGTTCCAGGCTCACCTGTTGAAGAAATTGGTCATCATTGGCGTCGAGAAGGAACTAACACACGTGTATAA